A window of Kyrpidia spormannii genomic DNA:
GTGGCCGCCCGGTACATGAAGCTCGAACGCAAGGCCGGTGATTTCGCTATCGCGGGTTTGGCCGTGCACATCGGGCTTGGCGGTGATGGCCTCGTATGCGACGCGGGCATCGGCATTTGCGCCTGCGGTCCGATTCCTCTGCGGGCAACGAAGGCGGAGGCGGCGCTCATCGGGCAGCCTCTGACTGACGAGACCATCTCGGCCGCATCAAAGCTGGTGCCGGAAGATGCCGACCCGACAGACGACCTGCGGGGCAGTGCGGTTTATAAGCGGGACCTGTTACGCATCTTTGCCTCACGCGCACTCCGTGAAATTGCGGAAGAACTGCACGGAAAGGTGGGCATTCAATGATCATCCGGGTCAAAGTGAACGGTCGCCTGTACGAATCGGATGTCGAGCCGCGCACATTGTTGGCGTATTACCTGCGCGAAGAACTCAAACTGACGGGCACGCACATCGGTTGCGATACGACCAGTTGCGGCGCCTGTACGGTGCTTCTCGACGGGAAAGCGGTTAAGTCGTGCACCGTACTGGCTGTACAAGCGAACGGCCGCGAAGTGTTGACCGTGGAATCCCTGGATCAGGACGGTCAACTGCACCCGCTGCAAAGCGCTTTTTGGGAAGAA
This region includes:
- a CDS encoding (2Fe-2S)-binding protein, with protein sequence MIIRVKVNGRLYESDVEPRTLLAYYLREELKLTGTHIGCDTTSCGACTVLLDGKAVKSCTVLAVQANGREVLTVESLDQDGQLHPLQSAFWEEHALQCGYCTPGMLMASYALLQENPMPTEAEIREGLSGNICRCTGYVNIVKAVQSAARTMADKTREALGEVAASGTATD